In Desulfomonile tiedjei, the DNA window AGATTGAGGAGGAGGCCCGCGGTTGACGAGCCTGGCGCAATAACCTAGAGTGGAATATCGGGGAACTGGAGTGGGGGCGGTGAACACGGTTCGCGAACCGGCTCCCCACTACTCGGACAATCCGGTAAAATTAGTCTTACTTGCGTCATTTATTTTGCGGCATCCTAATTGACTATCGTGAGCGAAAAGGGGGATCATCATGAATGGTATGATCGACGAATCTGCCGGCCGTAGACAATTCCTCAAAAAAACAGGCATCCTCATCACCGGTGCTGCGGTGATCTTTCCGGACGTGCGTCCGGCACAGGCAAAGTCACCAGAGAAGGAAAAGGAGAAGAAAGGTGAAGAGGTTTTCCCACCGGAAGACTTGATGCGCGAGCATGGAGTGCTGCGGCGTATTCTGCTCATTTACGAAGACATTCAAGGACGCCTGAACAGTGGAAAAGACTTTCCGCCTGAAACTCTTTCCAACGCAGCGGAAATAATACGTGCTTTCATTGAAGAGTACCACGAAAAACTTGAAGAGGACTATCTGTTTCCACGGTTTGAGAAGGCAGGCAAGCTTGTTGAGCTGGTCAAAGTCCTGAAGGAGCAACACAAAGCAGGCCGTCGCTTGACGCCACAGGTCATGCAATTGGCTGCACCTGCCGCACTTAAGGAGGCTCCCAAGCGAAAGGAGCCGGCTGACACGCTGCATCTCTTTCTCAGAATGTATCGCCCCCACGCCTCACGCGAGGACACCATCTTGTTTCCTGCCTTGCGGACGATCGTGTCGGAAAAAGAATTTCACGACCTCGGCGAGGAATTTGAAGAAAAAGAAGAGAAACTCTTTGGTGAAGGGGGTTTTGAAAAGACAGTGGGTCAGGTCGCGGAACTGGAAAAAGGCCTGGGAATCTATGATCTGTCTCAATTCACACCGCCTCGATGAGGAATGATTAGGGATATGGCTGCTTACCTTTGCACTGTGATGCGCAAGTTTGGTCACGTGAGCTAGCGGTGGCACCCAACTTCCTGCCGTCATTCCTGCGGAAGCAGGAATCCAGTCCCGCTAAGCGCTTGATTCAGCACCGTGTTTGGCGTTGGATGTCTGGACCCCGGCTTTCGCCGGAGTGACGACCACGGGACCCACATGTTGTCCGGAGACACTGCCATGAAAACCAGAGAAGTCGTGTGGCTGAGCCTGCTCCTTTTAGCTGTCTTACTCACGATTTTGTTCAAGTACGTTCCATATCTTCCTGGGGACGTGAGTATTACCCGCCTGATACAGTCCTCGCTGCCTGAATCCAAACACTGGGCTCAGGCGATATCAGCAACAGCTAAACCCCCGTGGGTCTTGGTTCTGATCGCCATCACTTTCGCCCTTTCCTGGGTGATTGCAGGATGGCGTGCTGGTCTGCTGTCTATCGCCAGCTTCGTTGGTTTGTGGTTGCTGGGACAATGGCTTGGCCCGGTCATTGCCCAGCCGCGACCGTCAGCCGACCTGGTGCAGGTCGTGGAAGCAGCTTCCGGTTCAGCGTTTCCATCCATCTTTGCTTTTAATTACATAGCAACAATCGGGTACCTGGGTGTTCTGGCCGCGGTGAAGGCCTCAGGAAATCTTCGATGGGCTCTACTGGTTATCTGCACTTTACTTCTTGTTATCGGCGGAATTGCCAGAATTGACTTGGCGGCTCACTGGCCCAGTGACGTGGCCATATCTTACTTCATAGGACTTTTGTGGGTCACTTTGCTCATTCGGTTCGCTTGATGAAGGTACAGTCATGATAGAATACGCTGTCATCTGCACCGTTGCAATCGTAGTGTCCGCGCTCACGCTTTTCTCGGGGTTTGGGCTGGGAACGCTTCTCATGCCGGCCTTTGCGCTTTTCTTCCCGGTCAATGTCGCAGTGGCCGGTACCGCGGTCGTGCATCTGGCCAACAACCTCTTCAAGGTCGCGCTCGTCGGTAGACACGCGAGTATCCGGGTGGTGATCAGATTCGCCTTGCCGGCTGCAATATCCGCGGCTTTAGGAGCCTTTGCTCTAGGTTACATGTCGGAAATGGGGCCTCTCGTCCGCTACAGCATCGGCGGCCGAATCTTTGAAATAACCACAGTCAAGGTGGTTATAGCGGCACTGATCGCTGTATTTTCTATCCTTGACATATTGCCCCGGTTCCAGGACCTGGCTTTTGACCAGAAATATGTCCCTTTAGGCGGTATTCTGTCCGGATTTTTCGGCGGCCTATCCGGACTTCAAGGCGCTTTGCGAAGCGCTTTTCTTATTCGAGCCGGGCTGGACAAGGAACAATTCATAGGCACAGGCGTTGTCTCAGCGGTAATAGTGGATATCTCACGACTGGTGATCTACGGATCGACTTTTCTCTTCACCCATGTGTCTTCCCTGTGGCAAAGCTCTCTCGCGAGCCTCACTCTCGCAGGCATAATTTCCGCTTTTGTCGGTTCCATGATTGGGGTGAGATTGCTGAAGAAAACGACCATAAAGACCGTTCAAATCATCGTTGGGGGTATGCTGCTTTTGATGTCCGTCGCGCTGGGAGCAGGGGTGATCTAAGGATTTGCATTGGCGGAACCGGATAGTTTTGCCACTGACAAGAAAGGGTAGGGGGCCGGGAGATCCCTATTGGAGAAGGAATCTCCCGGGAGGCTCTCCTCTCACATTGGCGATCGAAGTGGTTTTGCCATAAGAAACAAGATATTGATCATGTTCTTGGGGTGACACAGGACACATTTGGCCATTTGCGCCTGCTGTTGCCTGTGGCAAGAGACGCAGGTCTCCATGGGAAGAGTCCCCGGTTGTCCCAAAAGGGTGCCATGAGCCAAGTCCGCGTGGCACTGAAAGCACTCCACCTTGTGAGCAAAATGGGCCCTGTGGTTGACCTCGTGGCCGGGGTTCTTGGTAACAATGTCTTCCACTTTGTGGCATTGGATACACGCTCTCGTGTAGACCTTGCCTCGAAGAATGGCCCCGCGGTCGCCTCCTGCAAGCCGAACCGCCACATATCGTGCGCCGTTCAAATGGGCTTGGAATTCCCCTATGACGCCCGGCTCGGAATGACAGGTGATGCAATCCGCTTTGGCGTGGACCGACCTGGCATGAGTAGACCTCTCCCAACCGACGTAGCGCGTCTGCATTATCTTGCAACTCGCGCAGAAGCTGGATTGTTTCGAGTAGACCGCCATTCCGCCAAGCATTACCACGCCGATAAATATCAGAATTCCGACGACCACGATAACGCTGAAGGTTTTTACTATCGCCATCTCAGAGCCCCTTTCCTTAGGGCGCCAAGCCCGCGGTCGTGATCTTTTCCAAGAGTTTCTTTCCGTCGTCCAGGGCCTTTTGAAGGTCGTCAGGTTTCTGTGTTTTGTGGGAATGGCAATGATTGCACGAGTTGGGCTGTTTTCCAGGATCGCCTTGGCCCAGCTCCATCGTGACCTTGGGAGGAATGGTCCGGAAGCGGTGACTGCGCTCGTCTCCTCTGGTGGCGCTCTGGCCTACGGGCGGCATATGGCAACCTATACAGTCCGGATGCTGGGGCGCGCGGGCAATCGGCGCATGCCCTCTGATCGAATCCGTGCTCACGTTTCCGTGGCAGCTGATGCACAAATTGTTGGGATTCATAGTGGTGGCAAATTTGGTTTTCGCCTCATGAACGCTGTGGCATGTGCTGCAACCGATACCGGCTTTGGCGTGGCGGCTCTCTCTCCACTCGGGATACTGCTGACGATGCTGCCTCACGTGACCGCTCGGCCACCATGCGGATTTGTCGGATTTGTCCACGATTCTAAAATGCTGAGGCCCGAGATAGTCTCCCACCCTGAAGTTGACCGGAAAATCCCATTTCTTGTCCGGGCTCTTCCCGCGGGTGTGACATTGGCCGCATACATCCGAAGCTGCCTTGAAAGGCAATGTAGCCGGATTGACAATGGTCTTGCTCTTGTCTTCGAGCCTTGCATCAAGGTGATTGCTGGCTGGTCCGTGACATGCCTCGCAGCCCACACTCAGTTCGGCCCAAGTCAGTTTTTCCTTGTCGAAACCCACCACATGACAGTAACCGCATTTTGCTCTCCAGTCCGCGGTTTTCCAGCCATCGGGGTTGTACGGAGACCAGTTCTCGGACTCGAAATTCCACTGGGCCACGCGGGTTCTCCAGTCTTTGTCGATGTAGCGTTGCTTCCACTGGACGCCGTGCGTCATGATCGCGTCAGACGGCTTGAAGTCCACCAGGGGATTCGGGTCCACGAAATCGCCTTGGACCGCCCTGGGATTCTTCTTCGTGTCCTGCATGACCTTGGAGTGCAGCGTGTTGCGGAAAGTCACTGAGATCCGGCTATGGCATTCGGCACACTTGTCCGAGCCGACATACTTGGCCGGACCCAATTCGGAGATGGGCTTTCCTCTGTCGCACGACATCAGCGCGATGCCGACAAGTCCGATGAGAAGCACGCCGAGAACCGCCATCCATTTTCGCTTCATTGCAGGTCCTCCTTATCAGAATTATCCTATGTACTGACTTTATTGACCTTTCCCAAAAGTTGGTTGCTTGTTTTGCCGCCACCAATTGATGTCACGGGCGCTCGTATGTCTCCATAAGGACAATGTCCGCGTCTGCCCCGTACAGCCACAGAGTTACTTTGAGTTTGTCTTCAGCCTTGTCCCACACGGATAAATAGTACCCCCGCCCTCGTTTGAGCCAGTCATAACGGTCTTGAATACTAGGCGCGTCCATGGCAGTCACGTCTTTGGAAGGGGGGCCAAACTGCTGCCCGAGCCTACCTTTCTCGTTTTCGTATCGCTGAATCAGAGTTGCCGCGGATGCTTCGTGGGGGGGGATCTCAAAGAAGAGAGTGACCTTATATAATTTCCTATTCTTAAAGAGGCATTTCGCTTCCTGGAGCCCCTCGATGGGAACCGGCAAGCTCTTCGCCGTAAGAGTTGCCTCATCCTGTTGAGTCGGCGTTATGCCTTTGGCCGCAAGTGTGGCGACCACCTCCGTCTGGTCTGTGTCCAGATGCAACCCAAGGATGTCCGTCCCTTTTGAAGTTGCCTCAGCGGAGAAGGTGATAAAGAGACCGATAATCACCATTGGCACAATGCCACGACAAAGCCAACAGAAGCGACTTAGTGCCGCGTGCGGCAATGGTCTCGCCTGCATGTTTCGCCCTATCGTTTCTGAGGAAGAAAAGTTTTACCAGGTTAAAGGGTGTCGTAATAATGATACAAAAAAAAGCCGAATATTTATAAAGATCGTCGTCTTGTCACAATATTTTGGTATAGCGAATTGTTCATAGGTTAGCACGTACACGGTTTACGTTCCAGTATTTTCATAACAGCATTCTCGATTTGTTTTGTCAAGATAAAGAATTCATTCTTTTCACTGCTCTTCGGTCGAATAATGTGAAAACCGTCGAGGAAGCGATTCTTGTTACATTCCCCCGCCAGCGGTCAGATATACTCTCGGCTTCCCGGAGATCATCGCTCCCTAGCGCTGACTTCTACTGATCCTCGCTCTTGTCCTTCAGCTTCAAGGTGTCTTTAACCAATTGTTTCTCGTGGTCGAAATTGACTATTCTTTGGAGCATGATCTTTTGAGCCTGTACAGGACCGGCCCCGTGCCACGTCCCGACACCGTGCTGGCCTGCTGTCCAATGCTGGAGCAGCTTGTGAACCTTCAGAATGTTCTCGGTGGGTTCGTCCGATCCGAAACTGTAGAATTCCTCCACGTAGCGTCTGGTTTCGGGATTCTTCAGCTCCTTGAGGGAAGGCATGGTCACAATCAGGCCGCCGCCGATGTCTCCCGCGAGGGCCATTGTCCGCCAGAAAGCGTTACAGATGTTGAGCTTGGCCACATTGCCCATGACCTCGTCCGGCAGGAATACTCCCGATCCGGGCGGGTCCTCGCTGCCCATTGTTGCCGCGGCGAGCCCGCACGCGCGCCCTGTCTCCCGGAGAACCACCATCTCGGTGAGCTGGTCGTTAATGTGGCTGACCTTGTCCAGCCCCTTGTACTCCTGAATGAGCTTGCACGCGCCCATAATCTGGTTCATGAACCCCACCTTGCACGTTCCCCCGCAGGTCATGCGGTGAGTCCGTGCGAAGCGGGCAACAATTTTGCCGGAATACTTTGTTTCGCCGCAGTGAAAAACCCTTTCCCATGGCACAAACACGTTGTCGAACACTACCATCGAGGTTTCACGCTGACCGAAAAGCGGGTTGCCCAGCTCGTAGATGTCCTCGGCCTGGTCTCTCTCGGCAGAGTAAGGCGAGTATTGGCAAATGTAAGTTATGCCTTCCGCATCGCTGGGGACTGCGAACGCCACGGAATAATCTTTCTCCTCCTCGGAATGCGACGACTGCGGCAGGACGACCAGTTCGTGACTCGCGAAAGCGCCGCTTATATTTATCTTGGCTCCTCTCACCACGATTCCATCGCTATTCTTGTCCACGACCTTCAGCGAGAGATAAGGATCGGGCCAATCCAGGGTCCTTTTCTTGCGGCTTCCTCTGGGCTCGGTCAGGGCTCCCGCGGCCGAGAGATCCGCGCTCTGAACCATCTTCAGGTATTCCGTGAAACGTGGATAATACTCGGTGCCCAACTGTTGGTCCATCTCCCAGGTTGTCGCTGCCAACGCGTGGAAAGCGTCGTAACCCACGCACCGGTAAATGCACGTCCCAAGCCTTTCGGAAGTAAAGGTGCCCGCCTTGGCCTTGGCGATCAGGTCCTCCGTACTGGCGCTGACATAAGTGTACCGGTTGACCGTTTCCCCGGTGAGCTGAGACCGGCAGGTCATCACATCCCTGTATTTGGGGTCCAAGGCCCATTGGTAGCTGGCCTTATTGGCTTCTACGACCGTGCGAGTATTCGGGTTTTCCAGCACGTTTTCCACGCGCTTGCCGTTCATAAAAACCTTTGGCTTCAGTTTTCTCAGGCTGTCCTCAAACTGCTCCGGTGTCATAAGGGCCATGATTTTCCTCTCATTGCACTGGTAGGTTTATGGTCGAGACCTCAAAAATCGGCGAAGGTTTGCCGCGGCCGCGGCTTCCTACATTTCAGAATAGCACTTCGCTGTACACCATTCTACATGCTTGCGCGAGATTTATGAAGCCAAATGCTCGCTCTCACAATCCGGCCCGGTGTGGCCTCGCAAGAGAGCTTCTACTTTAGTTCCTCGCTTGAAAGCGCACTCCCATGGTGGAAATCACTTTGCCGCCGGAGTCTGTTCGATGCCACCCACAGGTACTGTCCCAGGTTCCATTCTGAGGGCCAGTACCAGGGCATCCACACTCGCGGCTCCTGCCCGCGCGACTGTCTTGGCAGCCTCGCTGATGGTAGATCCTGTGGTAGCCACATCGTCAATTAGCAACACCTTGGCTCCGCGGATTCTGTCAGGCCGAAGAACGCCAAAGGAGCCCCTCAGGTTCTTGATCCGCTCGGGTCTCGGGAGACCCACCTGAGGCGGAGTATCCGTGATCTTTTGAAGGGATCTCCGGTCAAGTGGAATGCCCGTAGCCGCGGATAGATTTTCAGCAAGGACCACTGTCTGATTGAATCCACGCTGGAGCAATCGCTTTCGGTGGATGGGGATCGGCACGATCAGGCTGAACTCCCGGGGCTCAAAATATCTGTTAAAAGTCTCGATGAGCAGCTCCGAGAGAGGACCGGCAGCATGGAGCGCACTGTAGAACTTGAATCTGACTAGCGCAGTTCTCAATTCCCCATCGTAACCCACCCCGTAGCGCGCGCGAGCGTAGCGCGGCGGATCTGTGAGACATTTACCGCACAGGCCAGGGGAGCCTGCAACTATGCTCCGGAAAGGCAACCCACACTGGAAACATATAGGCGGCTTTATAGGCGCGACGGATTCCTGACAGGTTTCACACAGGGACATACTCGATTGGGGTGTGGCCGAATTACAGAACGGGCAAACGGGTGGGAAAAAAAGATTCGATAGAGAAGTCGCGAAGAAAGCGAGACCGTCTCTCAAGAACACCTTCTGACCCTCTTAAGCGGATAGCCAGCCCTGGGGGTATGGTCGGTTTACTGTTGAGGTAACACTATGCGAGCCCGATGCAGGTTTGGCAAGAACTTTTGCCATGCTGAGTTAATCCCTCATTTGCCGGTGTGAAAAAGGCTGTCATTGCGAGCGAAGCGAAGCAATCTCTGCCTTTAAGCCTTGAGATTGCTTCGTCGTTTCACTCCTCGCAATTGTAGATGTTAGATAATTCGTGGACGAGGTATCCTCAGACAGGGGTAATAAGTCCATGAGAATCAACAGCCAAGATCAGACGATAAAGAGGAACTACATCCAGAAGTACCG includes these proteins:
- a CDS encoding hemerythrin domain-containing protein, translated to MNGMIDESAGRRQFLKKTGILITGAAVIFPDVRPAQAKSPEKEKEKKGEEVFPPEDLMREHGVLRRILLIYEDIQGRLNSGKDFPPETLSNAAEIIRAFIEEYHEKLEEDYLFPRFEKAGKLVELVKVLKEQHKAGRRLTPQVMQLAAPAALKEAPKRKEPADTLHLFLRMYRPHASREDTILFPALRTIVSEKEFHDLGEEFEEKEEKLFGEGGFEKTVGQVAELEKGLGIYDLSQFTPPR
- a CDS encoding sulfite exporter TauE/SafE family protein, producing MEYAVICTVAIVVSALTLFSGFGLGTLLMPAFALFFPVNVAVAGTAVVHLANNLFKVALVGRHASIRVVIRFALPAAISAALGAFALGYMSEMGPLVRYSIGGRIFEITTVKVVIAALIAVFSILDILPRFQDLAFDQKYVPLGGILSGFFGGLSGLQGALRSAFLIRAGLDKEQFIGTGVVSAVIVDISRLVIYGSTFLFTHVSSLWQSSLASLTLAGIISAFVGSMIGVRLLKKTTIKTVQIIVGGMLLLMSVALGAGVI
- a CDS encoding NapC/NirT family cytochrome c, with the translated sequence MAIVKTFSVIVVVGILIFIGVVMLGGMAVYSKQSSFCASCKIMQTRYVGWERSTHARSVHAKADCITCHSEPGVIGEFQAHLNGARYVAVRLAGGDRGAILRGKVYTRACIQCHKVEDIVTKNPGHEVNHRAHFAHKVECFQCHADLAHGTLLGQPGTLPMETCVSCHRQQQAQMAKCVLCHPKNMINILFLMAKPLRSPM
- a CDS encoding aromatic ring hydroxylase, whose protein sequence is MALMTPEQFEDSLRKLKPKVFMNGKRVENVLENPNTRTVVEANKASYQWALDPKYRDVMTCRSQLTGETVNRYTYVSASTEDLIAKAKAGTFTSERLGTCIYRCVGYDAFHALAATTWEMDQQLGTEYYPRFTEYLKMVQSADLSAAGALTEPRGSRKKRTLDWPDPYLSLKVVDKNSDGIVVRGAKINISGAFASHELVVLPQSSHSEEEKDYSVAFAVPSDAEGITYICQYSPYSAERDQAEDIYELGNPLFGQRETSMVVFDNVFVPWERVFHCGETKYSGKIVARFARTHRMTCGGTCKVGFMNQIMGACKLIQEYKGLDKVSHINDQLTEMVVLRETGRACGLAAATMGSEDPPGSGVFLPDEVMGNVAKLNICNAFWRTMALAGDIGGGLIVTMPSLKELKNPETRRYVEEFYSFGSDEPTENILKVHKLLQHWTAGQHGVGTWHGAGPVQAQKIMLQRIVNFDHEKQLVKDTLKLKDKSEDQ
- a CDS encoding ComF family protein — its product is MRTALVRFKFYSALHAAGPLSELLIETFNRYFEPREFSLIVPIPIHRKRLLQRGFNQTVVLAENLSAATGIPLDRRSLQKITDTPPQVGLPRPERIKNLRGSFGVLRPDRIRGAKVLLIDDVATTGSTISEAAKTVARAGAASVDALVLALRMEPGTVPVGGIEQTPAAK